One Lacipirellulaceae bacterium DNA window includes the following coding sequences:
- a CDS encoding glycine zipper domain-containing protein has protein sequence MKAKTLVLLALTACGLAASGCRSPYYADKGAGLGALVGAGAGALVADATGGQAESGALIGAGLGAITGATVGDSMDQMQAENRAAIAAQLGRQVPAGAATIDEVVAMSQQGVDPRLISNYIKTSGVAAPPSAADVIYMHNNGVATDVIQTMQNPPAPQAVAAAPAQPVIVEEHYYEPAFYGPPPCYGPRHRYGYRHRPRGGVSWGVSITK, from the coding sequence ATGAAAGCCAAGACCCTAGTTCTTCTCGCACTCACCGCTTGTGGCTTAGCAGCAAGCGGCTGCCGAAGCCCCTACTACGCCGACAAAGGCGCAGGCCTTGGCGCCCTAGTCGGTGCCGGAGCCGGCGCGCTCGTCGCCGATGCCACCGGTGGCCAAGCCGAATCCGGCGCACTGATCGGCGCTGGTCTTGGTGCGATTACCGGAGCAACCGTCGGCGATTCGATGGATCAGATGCAGGCGGAAAACCGTGCGGCTATTGCCGCCCAACTGGGCCGGCAAGTTCCCGCTGGCGCGGCGACCATCGACGAAGTTGTCGCGATGAGTCAGCAAGGGGTCGATCCGAGATTGATCAGCAACTACATCAAGACTTCGGGGGTTGCCGCTCCTCCTTCAGCCGCCGATGTCATCTACATGCATAACAACGGCGTGGCAACGGATGTCATTCAAACGATGCAAAACCCGCCCGCCCCACAAGCGGTCGCGGCCGCTCCGGCCCAGCCGGTCATCGTCGAAGAGCATTACTACGAGCCCGCCTTCTACGGCCCACCACCTTGCTACGGTCCGCGTCATCGCTACGGGTACCGTCACCGCCCCCGTGGAGGAGTAAGCTGGGGCGTGAGCATCACGAAGTAA
- a CDS encoding aminotransferase class I/II-fold pyridoxal phosphate-dependent enzyme: protein MSLLEMPNANESDANNRGTNDPLKDPELATLAVHAGEARQKPGDSITDPIFCASTYTFEDTQSVIDFIEEEQPREEYGRYGSPGERVAEKKLAALEAGEDAVLYSSGMAAFVGLLMAKLNAGDEVIFFDECYHRSREFCAKHMSRFGVVTKQVKACDYDAMEAAITPNTKMLISESPTNPHMSCVDLDRLVDIGVSKGVETLIDATLATPYNLRPIPAGVDYVLHSATKYLGGHNDLLAGVVVGSKEKLEPVRKLRGIMGAVNGPQNIYLLLRGLKTFELRMQRHNANGLQVAKFLEQHPRVEKVYYPGLESHPYYEVAQRFMKGYGGLVTFLVKDADWRATADVVDAAKIPRIAPSLGGVESLIEQPLVMSYYQCTPEEREQFGIYDNMIRMACGIESGDDLVADLSQALDR from the coding sequence ATGAGTTTGCTTGAAATGCCGAACGCGAATGAATCCGACGCGAACAATCGTGGAACGAACGATCCCCTGAAGGACCCCGAGCTAGCAACGCTAGCGGTCCACGCTGGCGAGGCACGGCAGAAGCCGGGGGACTCGATCACCGATCCGATTTTTTGCGCGTCGACCTACACATTTGAAGACACGCAGTCGGTGATCGATTTCATCGAGGAAGAGCAGCCGCGCGAGGAGTATGGCCGCTACGGTAGTCCGGGCGAGCGTGTTGCCGAGAAAAAGCTCGCTGCGCTCGAAGCGGGTGAGGATGCCGTGCTATATTCCAGCGGTATGGCGGCGTTTGTCGGTCTGCTGATGGCGAAGCTAAACGCGGGCGATGAGGTAATTTTCTTCGATGAGTGTTACCACCGCAGCCGCGAGTTCTGCGCGAAGCACATGTCACGGTTTGGTGTCGTCACCAAACAGGTGAAGGCGTGCGACTACGATGCCATGGAAGCAGCTATCACGCCGAACACAAAGATGCTGATCAGCGAGTCGCCGACGAATCCGCACATGAGCTGCGTCGATCTTGATCGTCTTGTGGATATCGGCGTTTCGAAGGGCGTCGAGACATTGATCGATGCCACGCTCGCTACGCCCTACAATCTGCGTCCGATCCCCGCAGGTGTGGATTACGTGCTTCATTCAGCCACGAAGTATCTCGGTGGTCACAACGATTTACTGGCTGGTGTGGTTGTGGGTTCGAAGGAAAAGCTCGAACCGGTCCGCAAGCTCCGCGGCATCATGGGTGCTGTCAACGGTCCGCAGAATATCTATCTTTTGCTGCGTGGACTCAAGACTTTTGAATTGCGGATGCAACGTCACAATGCCAACGGCTTGCAGGTGGCTAAGTTTTTAGAGCAGCATCCGCGTGTGGAAAAGGTCTACTACCCTGGCTTAGAATCGCATCCGTACTACGAGGTCGCGCAGCGTTTCATGAAGGGATACGGCGGGCTGGTGACTTTCCTGGTGAAAGATGCGGACTGGCGAGCCACTGCGGATGTCGTCGATGCAGCAAAGATCCCCCGCATCGCGCCGAGCCTCGGCGGTGTCGAATCGCTCATTGAGCAGCCGCTCGTGATGAGCTACTACCAGTGCACACCGGAGGAGCGGGAACAGTTTGGAATCTACGACAACATGATCCGGATGGCGTGTGGTATCGAGAGCGGCGACGATTTGGTGGCTGACCTTTCTCAAGCGCTGGACCGTTAG
- a CDS encoding PLP-dependent aspartate aminotransferase family protein → MEFRTRAIHVGNEACKQTGAVVPPLHVASTFVQPGAGDWGEFDYSRSGNPTRKGFEETLASLEGGCGALAFASGMAATHCVTEMLSSGDHVVAGSDIYGGTYRLLHKVCNRAGIQVSLVDATNPENIAAAITPSTKLIWIESPGNPRMTITDIATCATIAKQKGVLLGVDSTFATPVLTRPLELGADIVMHSATKYIGGHSDLMGGALVVKDKQLFDELYFVQNATGAIMGPLEAFLCSRGLKTLELRVREQSRTARQLAEWLDAHEQVKAVHYPGVLKHPGHEVAKEQMQGGFGAMLSFELNGDYAATKKFVESTKLFQLAVSLGAVESLIEQPASMSHASYDAEDRKKHGISDGLIRLSVGLEAVEDLQADLEQAFQSS, encoded by the coding sequence ATGGAATTCCGAACGCGCGCCATCCACGTCGGCAATGAAGCCTGTAAGCAGACCGGTGCGGTCGTTCCACCGTTGCACGTTGCTTCGACCTTTGTCCAGCCCGGCGCGGGTGACTGGGGGGAGTTTGACTATTCTCGCTCAGGTAATCCCACACGAAAGGGTTTCGAGGAGACGCTCGCTTCACTTGAAGGGGGCTGCGGGGCTTTGGCATTTGCTTCGGGAATGGCCGCCACACATTGCGTAACGGAGATGCTTTCCTCGGGTGATCATGTCGTTGCCGGGAGCGACATCTACGGTGGCACTTATCGGTTGCTGCATAAAGTCTGCAATCGGGCGGGTATCCAGGTCAGCCTCGTCGATGCGACTAATCCTGAGAACATTGCTGCCGCAATCACTCCCAGCACTAAGCTGATTTGGATTGAAAGTCCGGGCAATCCCCGGATGACGATCACCGACATTGCCACCTGTGCGACGATTGCGAAACAGAAAGGCGTGCTGCTTGGTGTGGATAGCACATTTGCAACGCCCGTTCTCACCCGTCCGCTGGAGCTTGGTGCGGACATCGTGATGCATTCGGCGACCAAGTACATCGGCGGTCACAGCGATTTGATGGGCGGGGCGCTGGTGGTCAAAGACAAGCAACTGTTCGACGAGTTGTACTTCGTGCAGAACGCCACTGGCGCAATCATGGGCCCGTTGGAAGCGTTTCTCTGTTCGCGTGGCTTGAAGACGCTGGAACTGCGAGTGCGGGAACAGTCGCGGACCGCACGACAATTGGCTGAGTGGCTTGACGCTCACGAGCAAGTTAAGGCGGTTCATTACCCCGGGGTGCTGAAGCACCCCGGCCATGAGGTTGCGAAGGAGCAAATGCAGGGCGGCTTCGGGGCGATGCTTAGCTTCGAACTGAACGGCGATTACGCGGCAACAAAGAAGTTCGTCGAGTCGACGAAGCTGTTCCAACTAGCCGTGAGCCTGGGGGCTGTGGAATCGCTCATCGAGCAACCCGCCAGCATGTCGCACGCCAGTTATGATGCCGAGGATCGGAAGAAGCATGGCATTAGTGATGGGTTGATCAGGCTTTCTGTTGGATTGGAAGCAGTCGAGGATCTCCAGGCGGACTTAGAACAAGCTTTTCAATCAAGCTAG
- a CDS encoding sugar phosphate isomerase/epimerase family protein — translation MQLGFVSAIFGDLSLEEVFQHASDLGFDCVEVMCWPPGGPDRKYGGVCHLDCVDFSQSQADDTNALAEKYGVAISALGYYSIPLSAEKDQADASREHLRKVIDATAMLGLSTTNSFIGANKNMNLEENFKQYEQVWPDIVKYAEDKGVRIGIENCPMLFENTWPFGLNMARTPAIWRRMFEIIPSESFGLNYDPSHLRMQLIDPIAPIREFGPRIFHTHAKDMRVDTHSLNEIGSLEPPMSRSTAKIPGYGDISWGAFLGALTDAGYDGPVCVEVEDEAFEGDLARRRQSLQVSHGVLRPLIP, via the coding sequence ATGCAGTTAGGTTTTGTCAGCGCCATTTTTGGCGATCTTTCTCTTGAAGAAGTGTTCCAGCACGCCAGTGATCTCGGCTTTGACTGCGTGGAAGTGATGTGCTGGCCGCCGGGAGGACCTGACCGAAAGTATGGCGGGGTCTGTCATCTCGACTGCGTCGATTTCTCACAATCTCAAGCGGATGATACGAACGCACTGGCTGAGAAGTATGGCGTTGCGATCTCTGCCTTGGGTTACTACTCGATTCCTCTCTCCGCTGAGAAGGATCAAGCCGACGCTTCTCGCGAGCATCTGCGCAAGGTGATCGACGCGACGGCGATGCTGGGCTTGTCGACTACCAACTCGTTCATTGGTGCCAACAAGAACATGAATCTGGAAGAGAACTTCAAGCAATACGAACAGGTTTGGCCAGACATCGTGAAGTACGCCGAAGATAAGGGTGTGCGGATCGGCATCGAGAACTGCCCGATGCTGTTTGAGAATACTTGGCCGTTTGGTCTGAACATGGCCCGAACGCCAGCGATCTGGCGGCGGATGTTTGAGATTATCCCTTCGGAGAGTTTCGGCCTGAATTACGATCCGTCCCACCTGCGGATGCAACTCATTGACCCTATTGCACCGATCCGTGAATTCGGCCCGAGAATCTTTCATACCCATGCAAAAGACATGCGTGTCGATACGCACTCGCTCAACGAGATTGGTTCGCTTGAGCCGCCGATGAGCCGCAGCACGGCGAAGATCCCTGGCTACGGAGACATCAGTTGGGGAGCATTCCTCGGGGCTCTCACGGATGCTGGTTACGATGGCCCAGTGTGCGTGGAGGTCGAAGATGAAGCGTTCGAGGGGGATCTTGCTCGTCGGCGGCAATCACTGCAGGTGAGCCACGGTGTGTTGCGACCGTTGATCCCGTGA
- a CDS encoding adenylate/guanylate cyclase domain-containing protein: MKRIVTEEGRTDSIVNRLLSEAAREGELGIAWARLVVGATVTLAWPIIHGSNLVALVPRAVAAFSFGLLGLCWSIFVIWRLRKATPKPALTYVSIAIDAILVNALVLAYVIAPGDSHQSIVEVHGTSVVYLAIVTAGVRLSAKAALFGAIINSVMLIALVTASTIKVDNLKIIGWAEWVTVGVALAGSTVLGVTIATRTSRLVRQAARETLLAESAKTKLGAYLSPEVASVVLKEADLRLGGERQSVAVLFSDLRGFTSYAESLDPEDIVEQLNAYMSVMVDTITVHKGIVDKFMGDGIMAVFGAPVPSEDDADQAIQCALAMMRAIDEHNRLRENRGLPKLRHGIGVHYGPVIAGNVGTAQRAAYTVIGDTVNLASRLEGATKKFDVDLLVSEETIGACQRPHGLVQIDHIQVPGREGSVTVFGPQK; the protein is encoded by the coding sequence ATGAAACGAATAGTCACCGAAGAAGGCCGCACAGACTCCATCGTCAATCGTCTCCTCAGCGAAGCTGCACGCGAAGGCGAACTCGGCATCGCCTGGGCACGGCTTGTCGTCGGCGCTACAGTGACACTTGCGTGGCCGATCATCCACGGCAGTAATCTGGTGGCACTTGTTCCGCGAGCGGTGGCTGCTTTTTCATTCGGTCTGTTGGGCCTTTGTTGGTCGATCTTTGTCATCTGGAGATTGCGAAAGGCGACCCCAAAGCCAGCACTGACATACGTTTCCATCGCGATCGATGCAATCTTGGTGAACGCATTGGTCCTCGCCTACGTGATCGCACCGGGCGACTCGCATCAGAGCATCGTCGAAGTCCACGGCACTTCGGTGGTTTACCTGGCCATCGTCACCGCAGGCGTCAGGCTTTCAGCTAAGGCGGCTCTGTTTGGAGCGATCATCAATAGCGTGATGCTGATCGCTCTTGTCACCGCAAGTACGATTAAAGTCGACAACCTAAAGATCATCGGCTGGGCCGAATGGGTCACAGTCGGCGTGGCACTGGCTGGCTCGACGGTTCTTGGAGTCACGATCGCCACACGGACCAGCCGCCTGGTTCGCCAAGCAGCCCGCGAAACGTTGCTCGCCGAATCAGCAAAGACCAAGCTTGGCGCATACCTCTCTCCTGAAGTGGCCAGCGTCGTCCTCAAAGAAGCCGACCTTCGGCTTGGTGGAGAACGACAAAGCGTTGCGGTGCTTTTTTCTGACCTCCGTGGCTTTACCTCCTACGCGGAGTCACTCGACCCAGAAGACATCGTCGAGCAACTCAACGCCTACATGAGCGTCATGGTCGATACGATCACCGTACATAAAGGGATTGTCGATAAGTTCATGGGCGATGGAATAATGGCTGTCTTCGGAGCCCCCGTACCCAGCGAGGACGACGCCGACCAAGCCATCCAGTGCGCGCTTGCAATGATGCGTGCCATCGACGAACACAATCGACTCAGAGAAAATCGCGGACTTCCAAAGCTTCGCCACGGTATCGGCGTCCACTATGGTCCGGTAATCGCCGGCAACGTCGGAACTGCCCAGCGCGCCGCGTACACAGTGATCGGCGACACGGTCAATTTAGCGAGCCGGTTAGAAGGCGCCACGAAGAAGTTCGACGTGGACCTACTGGTCAGCGAAGAAACAATCGGGGCCTGCCAACGCCCGCACGGACTCGTCCAGATCGACCATATCCAAGTACCTGGGCGGGAAGGCTCGGTGACTGTCTTTGGGCCACAGAAATAG
- the aat gene encoding leucyl/phenylalanyl-tRNA--protein transferase, translated as MASKFFPPADEASPDGLVAIGGDLSPERLLDAYRHGIFPWPTFSEDPMLWWSPDPRALMPLDGMYVSKRLERRIRSGKYKPTINQAFSKVIEACSVGPGRELGTWLSEEMIAAYVKLHTLGHAHSVEVWNEAELVGGIYGVAVGGAFAGESMFHRQRDGSKLALYYLIEHLTKQGFRLLDIQQWTEHTGSLGAIEVPREDFLKRLSGLVGMRVEFRP; from the coding sequence ATGGCCTCGAAGTTCTTTCCACCTGCTGATGAAGCTTCCCCAGACGGACTGGTCGCCATTGGAGGGGATCTTTCGCCAGAGCGCCTCCTCGACGCTTATCGCCACGGGATTTTCCCCTGGCCTACCTTCTCAGAAGACCCGATGCTCTGGTGGTCGCCCGACCCACGGGCACTCATGCCATTGGACGGCATGTACGTTTCCAAGCGTCTGGAAAGAAGAATCCGCAGCGGCAAATACAAGCCGACGATCAACCAAGCGTTCTCAAAGGTGATCGAGGCGTGCTCGGTCGGCCCTGGGCGCGAACTCGGAACCTGGCTCAGCGAAGAGATGATCGCCGCTTATGTCAAGTTACACACGCTCGGCCACGCCCACAGTGTTGAGGTTTGGAATGAAGCTGAACTCGTGGGCGGCATTTACGGAGTGGCCGTCGGAGGAGCTTTCGCAGGAGAAAGTATGTTCCACCGACAACGCGATGGCTCGAAGCTCGCCCTTTACTATTTGATTGAGCATCTCACCAAACAAGGTTTTCGCCTGCTCGACATTCAGCAGTGGACCGAACACACTGGGAGTCTTGGGGCAATTGAGGTGCCTCGTGAGGACTTTCTCAAAAGGCTGTCGGGTCTAGTTGGAATGAGAGTGGAGTTCCGACCGTGA